In Hymenobacter aquaticus, a single window of DNA contains:
- a CDS encoding Glu/Leu/Phe/Val dehydrogenase dimerization domain-containing protein, translating into MVEIQTLADTSVFGQIAEHQHEQVVFCHDHETGLRAIIGIHNTVLGPALGGTRMWHYASDMEALNDVLRLSRGMTYKAAISGLNLGGGKAVIIGDAKTQKTEALLRKFGRFVKNLNGKYITAEDVNMTTKDMEYIRMETKHVAGLPESMGGSGDPSPVTAYGTYMGMKAAAKKAFGSESLTGKRIAVQGVGHVGTYLLEYLQKEGARLVLTDYYEDRALEAAARFGAVAVGLEEIYDQDVDIYSPCALGATINDDTIDRLKCRVIAGCANNQLKNEDVHGPELVQRGIIYAPDFLINAGGLINVYSEVVGSSRQAALTQTEKIFDFTTQVLEKAEQEGSHPQKAAIRQAEERIASLGKVKSTY; encoded by the coding sequence ATGGTTGAAATCCAAACGCTGGCCGATACGTCGGTCTTCGGTCAGATTGCCGAGCATCAGCACGAGCAGGTTGTGTTCTGCCACGACCACGAAACCGGTTTGCGGGCCATCATCGGCATCCACAACACGGTGCTGGGCCCCGCCCTGGGCGGCACCCGCATGTGGCACTACGCCTCCGACATGGAAGCCCTGAACGACGTGCTCCGCCTCTCGCGCGGCATGACCTACAAAGCGGCCATTTCGGGTCTGAACCTGGGTGGGGGCAAAGCCGTCATCATCGGCGACGCCAAAACGCAAAAGACCGAAGCCCTGCTGCGCAAGTTCGGCCGCTTCGTGAAAAACCTGAACGGGAAGTATATCACCGCCGAAGATGTGAACATGACCACCAAGGACATGGAGTACATCCGGATGGAAACCAAGCACGTAGCCGGCCTGCCCGAAAGCATGGGCGGCAGCGGCGACCCGTCGCCGGTAACGGCCTACGGCACCTACATGGGCATGAAGGCCGCCGCCAAAAAGGCGTTCGGCTCGGAAAGCCTGACCGGCAAGCGCATTGCCGTGCAGGGCGTGGGCCACGTGGGCACCTACCTGCTGGAGTACCTGCAGAAGGAAGGCGCCAGGCTGGTGCTGACCGACTACTACGAAGACCGTGCCCTGGAAGCCGCTGCCCGCTTCGGGGCCGTTGCCGTGGGCCTGGAGGAAATCTACGACCAGGACGTGGACATCTATTCGCCCTGCGCCCTGGGCGCTACCATCAACGACGACACCATCGACCGGCTCAAGTGCCGCGTTATTGCCGGCTGCGCCAACAACCAGCTCAAGAACGAGGACGTGCACGGCCCCGAGCTCGTGCAGCGCGGCATCATCTACGCCCCCGACTTTTTGATCAATGCCGGTGGCCTGATTAACGTATATTCGGAAGTGGTAGGCAGCAGCCGGCAGGCCGCCCTCACCCAGACCGAGAAAATCTTCGACTTCACCACGCAAGTGCTTGAGAAAGCCGAGCAGGAGGGAAGTCACCCCCAGAAAGCTGCCATCCGGCAGGCCGAGGAGCGCATTGCCTCCCTCGGTAAAGTCAAATCCACTTATTAA
- a CDS encoding ABC transporter ATP-binding protein, whose translation MRALSATNKYLYRYKWHFLGGVLFVALSTLLAIFPAQIVRYAFDLVGEGIDLYHLYAGTKAQSGVYELFGRNVLLYGLLIVLMALLRGIFLFFMRQTLIVMSRLVENDQKNEIFQHYQSLPLSFYRRHNTGDLMSRISEDVGRVRMYIGPALMYFMQLVILFLLIIPLMLMVNVKLTLYTLIPLPILSVSIYYVNNLIERKSDEIQRSLAAMTTFVQESFSGIRVLKSFVREDDSHQQFTAASDNYKEKSLSLNFVNSLFFPLILFLIGISTIVTVWVGGQEVIRGTITTGSIAEFLIYVNLLTWPVTALGWTSSLVQRAEASQARINEFMHQQTDIVSRQNIRQEIQGDIVFDNVSFTYPDTGIQALRDVSFRIHPGQTLAVIGNTGSGKSTIAALLCRLYDVTEGQISVDSVDVRDFSLNSLREQIGYVPQDVFLFSDSIRNNINFGLDNPSEERMQQAAKDANVYDNIIRFPEGFDTKLGERGITLSGGQKQRVSIARALVKEPKILILDDSLSAVDTNTENAILNSLQRIMHNRTSLIISHRVSSVKLADEILVLDDGVIVQHGTHEALMEDDNGLYRALYERQLQNEDAA comes from the coding sequence GTGCGCGCATTATCCGCTACCAATAAGTACCTGTACCGCTACAAATGGCATTTTCTGGGCGGCGTTTTGTTCGTGGCGCTGTCGACTTTGCTGGCCATTTTCCCGGCCCAAATCGTGCGCTACGCCTTCGATTTGGTGGGCGAGGGCATCGATTTGTACCACCTCTACGCCGGCACCAAAGCGCAGAGCGGGGTCTACGAATTGTTCGGGCGCAACGTGCTGCTTTACGGCCTGCTTATCGTACTGATGGCTTTGCTGCGCGGCATCTTCCTGTTTTTCATGCGCCAGACGCTTATCGTGATGAGCCGCCTGGTGGAAAACGACCAGAAAAACGAAATCTTCCAGCACTACCAGTCCCTGCCCCTGAGCTTTTACCGCCGCCACAATACGGGGGATTTGATGTCGCGCATTTCGGAGGACGTGGGCCGGGTGCGCATGTACATCGGGCCGGCGTTGATGTACTTTATGCAGCTGGTCATCCTGTTTCTGCTCATCATTCCGCTCATGCTGATGGTGAACGTGAAGCTGACCCTCTATACGCTCATTCCGCTGCCCATTCTGTCGGTGAGCATCTACTACGTCAACAACCTGATTGAGCGTAAGTCCGACGAAATCCAACGCTCGTTGGCGGCCATGACGACCTTCGTGCAGGAGTCGTTTTCCGGCATTCGGGTGCTCAAGTCCTTCGTGCGCGAGGATGACTCTCACCAGCAGTTCACCGCGGCTTCGGATAATTACAAGGAAAAGTCGCTGAGCCTGAACTTCGTCAACTCCCTGTTTTTCCCCCTGATTCTGTTCCTCATCGGCATCAGCACCATCGTCACGGTGTGGGTCGGCGGGCAGGAAGTTATTCGGGGTACCATCACCACCGGCAGCATCGCCGAGTTCCTGATTTATGTGAACCTGCTCACCTGGCCCGTTACGGCGCTGGGCTGGACTTCCTCCCTGGTGCAGCGCGCCGAGGCCTCCCAGGCCCGGATCAACGAGTTCATGCACCAGCAGACGGACATCGTTTCGCGCCAGAACATCCGGCAGGAAATTCAGGGCGACATCGTGTTTGACAACGTCTCGTTCACCTACCCCGACACCGGCATTCAGGCCCTGCGCGACGTTTCGTTCCGCATTCATCCGGGCCAGACGCTGGCCGTTATCGGCAACACCGGCTCGGGCAAGAGCACTATTGCCGCCCTGCTCTGCCGCCTCTACGACGTGACGGAAGGCCAGATCAGCGTGGACAGCGTGGACGTGCGCGACTTTTCGCTCAACTCCCTGCGCGAGCAAATCGGCTACGTACCCCAGGACGTGTTCCTGTTTTCGGACAGCATCCGCAACAACATCAACTTCGGCCTCGACAACCCGAGCGAGGAGCGGATGCAGCAGGCGGCCAAGGACGCCAACGTGTACGACAACATCATCCGCTTCCCCGAGGGCTTCGACACCAAGCTCGGCGAGCGGGGCATCACCCTCTCGGGCGGACAGAAGCAGCGCGTCAGCATTGCCCGCGCCCTGGTGAAGGAGCCCAAAATCCTGATTCTCGACGACTCGCTGTCGGCCGTGGACACCAACACCGAAAACGCCATCCTGAACAGCCTGCAGCGCATCATGCACAACCGCACCAGCCTGATTATCTCCCACCGGGTGTCGTCGGTGAAGCTGGCCGATGAAATCCTGGTGCTCGACGACGGCGTGATTGTGCAGCACGGCACCCACGAGGCCCTGATGGAAGACGACAACGGCCTGTACCGGGCCCTCTACGAGCGGCAGCTCCAGAACGAGGACGCGGCTTAA
- a CDS encoding ArnT family glycosyltransferase: MANIFTNWSTLPRWFWPVLIGLHLLLHAPFFSMPPIGPHTWRQCNTMAVARSFYEEDMNILRPRVDRRGNSSGVTGMQFPSYEWTVALAFKALGFHETIPRVITWLISVAGLFFCYRLIRSITGSVWMGAVAAWGLTWSPEIYYHSINALPDVLASSAALGGLWLFLRWREQRRPRQFWLSLLLTMLAGLTKLQFLLIGFPIAVLLLQDMRQGRVQWRRDSVPLAFFALAAVGVPLAWYAYARNLIEASGLRDFVIEVRPAESVAKGWAILSHNLISDWPELLLGYGATGLLLLGIVAAWRRPVSRHPWFWPVAVWSVGLAVYYVLELHQMEGHTYYMLPLLPVLLLLAAVGSQWLRSNPRWHWLLGLLLVAQPVWACLRVVPRWAKGPKDVPQELYYPATRTALENAVPNDALCLVGPDESGCKYFYFLHKKGFGLDVAEQLDYPTPEGQPYVATCIARGARYLYLSDSTLLTQPRLAPYVGRRVARVGTIQVLELRLPPAAP; the protein is encoded by the coding sequence ATGGCGAACATCTTCACGAACTGGTCAACGCTGCCCCGCTGGTTTTGGCCGGTGCTGATTGGGTTGCACCTGCTGCTGCACGCGCCTTTTTTCAGCATGCCGCCCATTGGGCCGCATACCTGGCGGCAGTGCAACACGATGGCCGTGGCCCGCAGCTTCTACGAGGAGGATATGAACATTCTGCGCCCCCGCGTAGACCGCCGTGGGAACTCCAGCGGCGTGACGGGCATGCAGTTTCCGAGCTACGAGTGGACGGTGGCGCTGGCCTTCAAGGCGCTGGGGTTTCACGAAACGATTCCGCGGGTTATTACCTGGCTGATTTCTGTGGCCGGCCTGTTTTTCTGCTACCGCCTGATTCGCTCCATCACGGGCTCGGTGTGGATGGGGGCCGTGGCCGCCTGGGGGCTGACGTGGAGCCCGGAAATCTATTATCACAGCATCAACGCCCTGCCCGACGTGTTGGCCTCCAGTGCCGCGCTGGGCGGCTTGTGGCTGTTTCTGCGGTGGCGCGAGCAGCGGCGGCCCCGGCAGTTCTGGCTGAGCCTGCTGCTGACCATGCTGGCGGGGCTTACCAAGCTCCAGTTTCTGCTCATTGGCTTTCCTATTGCGGTGCTGCTGCTCCAGGATATGCGGCAGGGACGCGTACAGTGGCGGCGCGACTCGGTGCCGCTGGCCTTTTTCGCCCTGGCGGCGGTGGGCGTGCCGCTGGCCTGGTATGCGTATGCCCGCAACCTGATTGAGGCCTCGGGCCTGCGCGACTTTGTGATTGAAGTGCGGCCGGCGGAAAGCGTTGCCAAGGGCTGGGCCATTCTGAGTCACAACCTGATATCCGACTGGCCGGAGCTGCTGCTGGGTTACGGCGCGACGGGGCTGCTGCTCCTGGGCATTGTGGCGGCGTGGCGGCGGCCGGTAAGCCGGCATCCGTGGTTCTGGCCCGTGGCGGTGTGGTCGGTGGGGCTGGCTGTGTACTACGTGCTGGAGCTGCACCAGATGGAAGGCCACACCTACTACATGCTGCCGCTGCTGCCGGTGCTGCTGCTGCTGGCGGCGGTGGGCAGCCAGTGGCTGCGGAGCAATCCGCGCTGGCACTGGCTGCTGGGGTTGCTGCTGGTGGCGCAGCCGGTCTGGGCGTGCCTGCGGGTTGTGCCGCGCTGGGCCAAAGGCCCCAAGGACGTGCCCCAGGAGCTCTATTACCCCGCTACCCGCACCGCGCTGGAAAACGCCGTGCCCAACGACGCGCTGTGCCTCGTTGGCCCCGACGAATCGGGCTGCAAGTACTTCTACTTCCTGCACAAGAAGGGCTTTGGCCTTGACGTGGCCGAGCAGCTCGATTACCCCACGCCCGAAGGCCAGCCGTACGTGGCAACCTGCATTGCCCGCGGGGCCCGCTACCTCTACCTCAGCGACAGTACCCTGCTCACCCAGCCCCGCCTGGCTCCCTACGTAGGCCGGCGTGTGGCCCGCGTCGGGACTATCCAGGTGCTGGAGCTGCGCCTGCCGCCCGCCGCACCGTAG
- a CDS encoding NAD(P)/FAD-dependent oxidoreductase, with product MSKANLSYWEHQSFLQGFDVAVVGAGIVGLTAAIYTRQRQPAARIVVLERDVLPNGASTKNAGFACFGSISELLEQQRKGGPAALLDVVRARWEGLTMLRQLLGDDALHYQPVGGYELFRAEDAELAATCRAHMGYFNELLAPVIGAADVFRDASSALPRTGLAGVETMLENRAEGALHTGRMMQALLRKAWQENIVVLHGCPVTQLDPGAEQVRLHTALGPLDAGRVLLATNAFSRQFFPELDVTPGRGQVLVTEPIPGLDLPGTFHYDKGYYYFRQVDNRLLLGGGRNLDFAAEATTEPGLTAVVQQRLEQLLTEVILPGRTPRIDYRWSGTMAFGTELAPIIRPLAPGVFGALRCNGMGVAMGAGVGQRAAEMLST from the coding sequence ATGAGCAAGGCTAATCTTTCGTACTGGGAGCACCAGAGCTTTCTGCAGGGCTTCGACGTGGCGGTGGTCGGGGCGGGCATCGTGGGGCTGACGGCGGCCATCTACACCCGGCAGCGCCAGCCTGCGGCCCGCATCGTGGTGCTGGAGCGCGACGTGCTGCCCAACGGCGCCAGCACCAAGAATGCCGGCTTTGCCTGCTTCGGGAGCATTTCGGAGCTGCTGGAGCAGCAACGAAAAGGCGGGCCAGCCGCGTTGCTGGACGTGGTGCGGGCCCGCTGGGAAGGGCTTACCATGCTGCGCCAGCTGCTCGGCGACGACGCGCTGCACTACCAGCCCGTGGGCGGCTACGAGCTGTTCCGGGCCGAGGATGCCGAGCTGGCGGCTACGTGCCGGGCGCACATGGGCTATTTCAACGAGCTGCTGGCTCCGGTTATCGGCGCCGCCGACGTATTCAGGGATGCCAGCTCGGCATTGCCCCGCACGGGCTTGGCCGGCGTGGAAACGATGCTGGAAAACCGGGCCGAAGGAGCCCTGCACACCGGCCGCATGATGCAGGCCCTGCTGCGAAAAGCCTGGCAGGAAAATATCGTCGTGCTGCACGGCTGCCCCGTGACGCAGCTGGACCCCGGAGCGGAGCAGGTGCGCCTGCACACGGCGCTGGGGCCACTGGATGCCGGGCGGGTGCTGTTGGCCACCAACGCTTTCAGCCGCCAGTTTTTTCCCGAGCTCGACGTGACGCCCGGCCGGGGCCAGGTGCTCGTAACGGAACCCATTCCCGGCCTTGACCTGCCGGGTACCTTTCACTACGACAAAGGCTACTACTATTTCCGGCAGGTCGATAACCGCCTGCTGCTGGGTGGGGGCCGCAACCTCGACTTCGCGGCGGAAGCAACCACCGAGCCCGGCCTGACGGCCGTGGTACAGCAGCGGCTGGAGCAGCTGCTGACTGAGGTAATCCTGCCCGGGCGCACCCCGCGCATCGACTACCGCTGGAGCGGGACCATGGCTTTCGGCACCGAGCTGGCCCCGATTATCCGGCCGCTGGCCCCGGGTGTTTTCGGGGCGCTGCGCTGCAACGGCATGGGCGTAGCCATGGGGGCAGGCGTCGGGCAGCGGGCGGCGGAAATGCTAAGTACCTGA
- a CDS encoding T9SS type A sorting domain-containing protein produces MKTVVVTLGLGIGITLLGLGSAQAQTKPAAGKPAAPVKAATAKPAAASVAAVKPSEDKPAPPELITSKMETVEPSTDAIKVRVDTNPLTKRLIVRTNSSGPTRVEINDANGRPVITRDLMAGDEPTTLDVSRLPAGSYIVQCTSGSRSGVRRVMIGQ; encoded by the coding sequence ATGAAAACGGTTGTAGTAACCCTCGGCTTGGGAATAGGAATAACGCTGCTGGGCCTGGGCTCGGCGCAGGCCCAGACGAAGCCGGCCGCCGGCAAACCGGCAGCGCCGGTCAAAGCGGCCACGGCGAAGCCCGCCGCGGCCAGCGTGGCGGCGGTAAAGCCTTCGGAAGACAAGCCCGCGCCACCGGAGCTGATTACCAGCAAAATGGAAACGGTAGAGCCTTCCACCGATGCCATCAAGGTGCGGGTGGATACCAACCCGCTGACCAAGCGCCTGATTGTGCGCACCAACTCCTCGGGACCAACCCGGGTGGAAATCAACGATGCCAACGGCCGCCCAGTTATCACCCGCGACCTGATGGCGGGCGACGAGCCCACTACGCTGGACGTCAGTCGGCTGCCGGCGGGCTCCTACATCGTGCAGTGCACCTCGGGCTCGCGCAGTGGCGTGCGCCGCGTGATGATTGGCCAGTAA
- a CDS encoding outer membrane beta-barrel protein translates to MKQFICVAALLCGSALTAHAQTTAGKLLLGGSLGFSSTKYTPDVQKSFEQRQFQFNIAPKIGYFLADNWAVGLQTGFNHSKQTNTDPYGATPYTYDQKRNGYQVGPFVRYYQMLGEKAGFFGQLTALYSRAKGESSSTTDNTATYDEKSRSYSATLTPGFVFFPTDKLGLELSLGNLGYFATKDEVRDTQTSGQRFNRSGKSSGFGADFTLGTLMLGASLYLGR, encoded by the coding sequence ATGAAACAGTTTATTTGTGTTGCCGCCCTACTGTGCGGTAGCGCCCTCACGGCTCATGCCCAAACCACTGCCGGAAAACTTTTGCTGGGTGGTAGCCTCGGCTTCTCCAGCACCAAATACACGCCGGATGTTCAGAAATCGTTTGAGCAGCGGCAGTTCCAGTTCAACATCGCGCCCAAGATCGGCTACTTCCTGGCCGACAACTGGGCCGTAGGTCTGCAAACTGGCTTTAACCATTCCAAGCAAACCAATACCGACCCCTACGGCGCCACGCCTTATACCTACGACCAGAAGCGCAACGGCTACCAGGTGGGGCCTTTCGTGCGCTACTACCAGATGCTTGGCGAAAAAGCCGGCTTTTTTGGGCAGCTCACCGCCCTGTACAGCCGCGCGAAAGGCGAGTCGAGCAGCACAACTGACAACACGGCGACCTACGACGAAAAGAGCCGGAGTTACAGCGCTACCCTGACACCGGGCTTCGTGTTCTTCCCGACCGACAAGCTGGGGCTGGAGCTAAGCCTGGGCAACCTGGGGTATTTTGCCACGAAGGACGAAGTGCGCGACACGCAAACCAGCGGGCAACGCTTTAACCGAAGCGGCAAATCCTCGGGGTTCGGCGCTGATTTCACGTTGGGCACGCTCATGCTCGGGGCCTCGCTGTATCTGGGACGCTAG
- a CDS encoding ABC transporter ATP-binding protein, which translates to MTYVRPYQRVFYFLIFLTVATAALGTLRPFLIQRMVDVSIEQGDMLGLNKMFGLLLILLVVHALVSYLQTYFGGWLGQYIVRDIRVDLYKHILDLRLKFFDRTPIGVLVTRNISDVETLSDVFSEGLAAMIGDILQLLFIMGFMFWIDWRLTLVSLSVIPPLLYSTYVFKEKVKTSFQEVRTAVANLNSFVQEHLTGMNVVQIFNNEEREYRKFKAINQEHTRANIRSVLYYSIYFPVAEVLAAVGVGLLVWYAAQGQIEGTISKGALIAFIMYNALFFRPIRQIADRFNTLQLGLVSTERLLKLLDSKELIADNGSYAPANLRGDVAFDKVWFAYNDEEWVLRDVSFEVKAGQTIAFVGATGAGKTSIINLLSRFYEINKGTISVDGHDLREYDLKELRRHIGVVLQDVFLFAGTIQDNITLGNKDITEEQIWQAADLVGARRFIERLPGGLHYPVMERGATLSVGQRQLISFVRAMVYQPRIIILDEATSSVDSETEELIQQAIERLMQGRTSLVIAHRLSTIQKADRIIVLDRGEIKEAGTHEELLRHGGFYQQLYQMQYKDALNTPAE; encoded by the coding sequence ATGACGTACGTACGGCCCTACCAGCGCGTCTTCTACTTCCTGATCTTCCTGACCGTGGCCACGGCCGCCCTGGGCACCCTGCGCCCCTTCCTGATTCAGCGCATGGTCGACGTCAGCATCGAGCAGGGCGACATGCTGGGGTTGAACAAGATGTTCGGGCTGCTGCTGATTCTGCTGGTGGTCCACGCCCTGGTCAGCTACCTGCAAACCTACTTCGGGGGCTGGCTGGGCCAATATATCGTGCGCGACATCCGCGTGGACCTCTACAAGCACATTCTGGATCTGCGGCTGAAGTTCTTCGACCGGACGCCCATCGGCGTGCTCGTTACCCGCAATATTTCCGACGTCGAAACCCTGTCCGACGTGTTCAGCGAGGGGCTGGCGGCCATGATTGGCGACATCCTGCAGCTGCTCTTCATCATGGGCTTCATGTTCTGGATTGACTGGCGCCTAACGCTGGTCAGCCTCTCCGTTATTCCGCCGCTGCTCTACAGCACCTACGTGTTCAAGGAGAAGGTCAAAACCTCGTTTCAGGAAGTGCGCACGGCCGTGGCCAACCTCAACTCCTTCGTGCAGGAACACCTGACGGGCATGAACGTGGTCCAGATTTTCAACAACGAGGAGCGCGAATACCGCAAGTTCAAGGCCATCAACCAGGAGCATACCCGGGCCAACATCCGCTCGGTGCTCTACTACAGCATCTACTTCCCGGTGGCCGAGGTGCTGGCCGCCGTGGGCGTGGGCCTGCTGGTGTGGTACGCCGCCCAGGGCCAGATTGAGGGCACGATTTCCAAGGGTGCCCTCATTGCCTTTATCATGTACAACGCCCTGTTTTTCCGGCCCATCCGCCAGATTGCCGACCGGTTCAATACTTTGCAGCTGGGCCTGGTGAGCACCGAGCGGCTGCTCAAGCTGCTCGACAGCAAGGAGCTCATTGCCGACAACGGCAGCTACGCCCCGGCCAACCTGCGCGGCGACGTAGCCTTCGACAAGGTCTGGTTTGCCTACAACGACGAGGAATGGGTGCTGCGCGACGTGAGCTTCGAGGTGAAAGCCGGGCAGACCATTGCCTTCGTGGGCGCCACCGGCGCGGGCAAAACCAGCATTATCAACCTGCTCAGCCGCTTCTACGAAATCAACAAGGGCACGATTTCCGTCGATGGCCACGACCTGCGTGAGTACGACCTGAAGGAGCTGCGCCGCCACATCGGGGTGGTATTGCAGGACGTGTTTCTCTTCGCCGGCACCATTCAGGACAACATTACCCTGGGCAACAAAGACATTACCGAAGAGCAGATCTGGCAGGCCGCCGACCTGGTGGGCGCCCGGCGCTTTATCGAGCGGCTGCCCGGCGGCCTGCACTACCCGGTGATGGAGCGGGGCGCCACGCTTTCCGTGGGCCAGCGCCAGTTGATTTCCTTCGTGCGGGCTATGGTCTACCAGCCCCGCATCATCATCCTGGACGAAGCCACTTCCTCCGTCGACTCCGAAACCGAGGAGCTGATTCAGCAGGCTATTGAGCGGCTGATGCAGGGCCGCACTTCTCTGGTCATTGCCCACCGCCTGAGCACCATCCAGAAAGCCGACCGCATCATCGTGCTCGACCGGGGCGAAATCAAGGAAGCCGGTACCCACGAGGAGCTCTTGCGCCACGGGGGCTTCTACCAGCAGCTCTACCAGATGCAGTACAAAGACGCCCTGAACACTCCCGCCGAATAA
- the truA gene encoding tRNA pseudouridine(38-40) synthase TruA encodes MRYFLHLAYEGTQYHGWQVQPNMVTVQLELERRLSQVLRQPIHILGSGRTDTGVHASHQVAHFDADIPQTLDEATVVYRLNRALPKDIAARLLHPVPERAHARFDAEARTYEYHVRLIPDPFSVNHSLYLDRAPDVAAMNEAAASMIGSFDFTSFSKVKGGENHYVCVCYEAGWHPTPGGLVFRIRANRFVRGMVRLVVGTLLLVGRGKITPAEFKAILLAQSRVDAGGAAPAQGLFLSRVEYPPELVPEAAGPVGMPYFMLR; translated from the coding sequence TTGCGCTACTTTCTTCATCTGGCTTACGAAGGCACCCAGTACCACGGCTGGCAGGTGCAGCCCAACATGGTGACGGTGCAGCTGGAGCTGGAGCGCCGCTTGTCGCAGGTGCTGCGCCAGCCCATTCACATTCTGGGCAGTGGCCGCACCGATACCGGCGTGCACGCCAGCCACCAGGTCGCCCACTTCGACGCCGATATTCCCCAGACGCTGGATGAAGCCACGGTGGTGTACCGCCTCAACCGGGCCCTGCCCAAGGATATTGCCGCCCGCCTGCTGCACCCCGTGCCCGAGCGGGCCCACGCCCGCTTCGACGCCGAGGCCCGCACCTACGAGTACCACGTGCGCCTGATTCCGGACCCGTTCAGCGTGAACCACAGCCTGTACCTGGACCGGGCCCCCGACGTGGCGGCCATGAACGAGGCGGCGGCGTCCATGATTGGCTCGTTTGACTTCACCAGCTTTTCCAAAGTGAAGGGCGGCGAAAACCACTACGTGTGCGTGTGCTACGAGGCCGGCTGGCACCCCACGCCGGGCGGGCTGGTGTTCCGCATTCGGGCCAACCGCTTCGTGCGCGGCATGGTGCGGCTGGTGGTGGGCACGCTGCTGCTGGTGGGCCGCGGCAAAATCACGCCCGCCGAGTTCAAGGCCATTCTGCTGGCCCAGAGCCGGGTGGATGCCGGCGGCGCGGCCCCGGCCCAGGGCCTGTTTCTGAGCCGGGTGGAATACCCGCCCGAGCTGGTGCCCGAGGCCGCCGGGCCGGTCGGAATGCCGTATTTTATGCTGCGGTAA
- a CDS encoding GNAT family N-acetyltransferase, whose translation MAETLLRPTLAVPLAGVRLRPWHLHDAPVLAETANDRGIWQNLRDVFPHPYQLQDAYWYIGMVSDPDSRDVHLAIEVEGEAAGAISVLFKDDINRCSAEIGYWLGRRHWGRGIVTEAVKVLTAYTFAHFDISRLYAEIFARNAGSARVLTKAGYQLEARLQKSIVKEGVVQDALLFAALKS comes from the coding sequence ATGGCCGAAACCCTGCTCCGCCCGACGCTTGCTGTGCCGCTGGCCGGGGTGCGCCTGCGGCCCTGGCACCTGCACGATGCCCCGGTGCTGGCCGAAACCGCCAACGACCGGGGCATCTGGCAAAACCTGCGGGACGTGTTTCCCCACCCGTATCAGCTGCAGGATGCCTACTGGTATATCGGGATGGTGTCGGACCCGGACTCCCGGGACGTGCATCTGGCCATTGAGGTGGAAGGGGAAGCGGCCGGGGCCATCAGCGTGCTGTTCAAGGACGACATCAACCGGTGCAGCGCCGAAATCGGGTATTGGCTGGGGCGGCGGCACTGGGGGCGGGGCATCGTGACGGAAGCCGTGAAGGTGCTAACCGCCTACACGTTCGCGCATTTCGATATCAGCCGGCTGTACGCCGAAATCTTTGCCCGCAATGCCGGCTCGGCCCGCGTGCTGACCAAAGCTGGCTACCAGCTGGAAGCCCGCCTGCAGAAAAGCATCGTCAAAGAAGGCGTGGTGCAGGACGCGCTGCTATTCGCTGCGCTTAAATCGTAG